A portion of the Bacteroides faecium genome contains these proteins:
- a CDS encoding TrkH family potassium uptake protein, translating into MINSKMIFRILGFLLLIETVMLLCCGGVSLFYKENDLQSFLISSAIAASVGILLLAIGKGAEKSLNRRDGYVIVSVAWVTFSLFGMLPYYIGGYIPSVTDAFFETMSGFSSTGATILNNIESMPHGILFWRAMTQWIGGLGIVFFTIAVLPIFGVGGIQVFAAEASGPTHDKVHPRIGITAKWIWGIYAGMTGTLIVLLVFGGMSVFDSICHAFTTTSTGGFSTKQTSIEYYHSPYIDYVISIFMFLSGINFTLLLLMFNGKIKKFIHDAELKFYFICVSFFTIFIAAWLHLTSTVGVEEAFRKSLFQVISLQTSTGFATADYMLWPSILWGCLLIVMIIGACAGSTTGGIKCIRMVILFKVVKNEFKHILHPNAVLPVRVNKQVISPSIQSTVLAFTFLYAVIALISILIMMGLGVGFLESIGTVISSMGNMGPGLGTCGPAFSWSELPILAKWLLSFLMLLGRLELFTVLLLFTSDFWKKN; encoded by the coding sequence ATGATTAATTCAAAGATGATATTCCGGATTTTAGGCTTTCTGCTGCTTATAGAAACAGTAATGTTACTATGTTGCGGTGGTGTCTCTCTTTTCTACAAAGAGAATGATTTGCAAAGCTTCCTGATTTCATCGGCTATCGCAGCCAGCGTCGGTATTCTGTTGCTCGCCATCGGCAAAGGCGCAGAAAAATCACTCAACCGACGTGACGGATATGTCATTGTCAGCGTAGCATGGGTCACGTTCTCTCTTTTCGGAATGTTACCTTATTATATAGGGGGGTATATCCCAAGTGTCACCGACGCGTTCTTTGAAACCATGTCCGGTTTCAGTAGTACGGGTGCCACTATCCTGAATAATATCGAATCAATGCCGCACGGAATACTCTTTTGGCGTGCCATGACACAATGGATTGGCGGTTTGGGAATTGTATTCTTTACCATTGCCGTCCTGCCTATCTTCGGTGTAGGCGGTATCCAGGTATTTGCGGCAGAAGCCAGCGGCCCTACTCATGACAAAGTGCATCCCCGCATTGGCATTACCGCCAAATGGATTTGGGGAATTTATGCCGGAATGACGGGAACATTGATTGTATTGTTAGTATTTGGCGGCATGAGCGTATTCGACAGTATATGCCATGCTTTCACAACGACCAGTACCGGTGGATTCTCAACCAAACAGACTAGTATTGAGTATTATCACTCCCCTTATATAGATTACGTTATCTCTATCTTCATGTTTCTGTCAGGTATCAACTTCACACTGTTGCTGTTAATGTTTAACGGTAAGATAAAGAAGTTTATCCATGACGCGGAATTGAAATTTTATTTTATTTGTGTTTCCTTCTTCACGATATTTATTGCTGCCTGGCTCCACCTGACTTCTACAGTGGGTGTGGAAGAAGCATTCCGCAAATCACTCTTCCAAGTGATTTCGTTGCAGACTTCCACCGGATTCGCCACAGCCGACTATATGCTTTGGCCTTCCATCCTTTGGGGCTGCCTTCTCATTGTAATGATTATCGGAGCTTGTGCCGGTAGTACGACAGGTGGTATCAAGTGTATCCGTATGGTGATCTTATTTAAGGTAGTGAAAAATGAATTCAAACATATCCTGCATCCTAATGCCGTGCTTCCGGTACGGGTTAACAAGCAGGTTATCTCCCCTTCCATCCAGTCTACGGTATTGGCTTTCACCTTTTTGTATGCGGTGATTGCCCTTATCAGTATACTTATTATGATGGGACTTGGGGTAGGTTTTCTGGAATCAATCGGAACAGTTATCTCAAGTATGGGTAATATGGGACCGGGACTCGGCACATGCGGTCCTGCTTTCTCCTGGAGCGAATTACCGATTCTTGCCAAATGGCTGCTTTCTTTCTTAATGCTTCTGGGACGTTTGGAATTGTTTACGGTACTGTTGCTCTTTACTTCCGATTTTTGGAAGAAAAACTAG
- the trkA gene encoding Trk system potassium transporter TrkA, which produces MKIIIAGAGNVGTHLAKLLSREKQDIILMDDDEDKLSALSANFDLLTVTASPSSISGLKEVGVKEADLFIAVTPDESRNMTACMLATNLGAKKTVARIDNYEYLLPKNKEFFQKLGVDSLIYPEMLAAKEIVSSMRMSWVRQWWEFCGGALVLIGTKMREKAEILNIPLYELGAPDIPYHVVAIKRGTETIIPRGDDVIKLHDIVYFTTTRKYIPYIRKIAGKEDYADVRNVMIMGGSRIAVRTAQYVPDYMQVKIVDNDINRCNRLTELLDDKTMIINGDGRDMDLLIEEGLKNTEAFVALTGNSETNILACLAAKRMGVEKTVAEVENIDYIGMAESLDIGTVINKKMIAASHIYQMMLDADVSNVKCLTFANADVAEFTVPAGAKITKHLIKDLGLPKGTTIGGMIRNGEGILVTGDTLIQPGDHVVVFCLSMMIKKIEKFFN; this is translated from the coding sequence ATGAAGATTATTATCGCCGGTGCCGGCAACGTAGGCACCCATTTGGCCAAACTGTTATCGCGCGAAAAGCAAGATATTATCCTGATGGATGATGACGAAGATAAACTGAGTGCCCTTAGCGCTAACTTCGACTTGCTGACAGTGACCGCCTCTCCTTCTTCTATCTCCGGTTTAAAGGAGGTAGGTGTCAAAGAAGCCGACCTGTTTATCGCAGTCACCCCGGACGAAAGCCGTAACATGACCGCCTGTATGCTGGCTACCAACCTTGGAGCTAAAAAGACGGTGGCACGTATCGACAACTACGAATATCTTCTGCCCAAAAATAAAGAATTCTTCCAAAAGTTGGGAGTGGACTCCCTGATTTATCCGGAAATGCTGGCTGCCAAAGAAATCGTATCTTCCATGCGCATGAGTTGGGTACGGCAATGGTGGGAATTCTGCGGCGGTGCTCTCGTACTGATTGGTACGAAGATGCGCGAAAAGGCGGAGATTCTGAATATCCCTCTTTATGAACTGGGCGCACCGGATATTCCTTATCACGTAGTAGCCATCAAACGCGGTACGGAAACGATTATCCCGCGTGGAGACGATGTGATTAAACTGCATGACATTGTTTACTTTACTACCACTCGTAAATATATTCCTTATATACGCAAGATTGCCGGCAAGGAAGATTATGCCGACGTGCGCAACGTGATGATTATGGGCGGAAGCCGCATCGCCGTCCGTACCGCACAATACGTGCCTGACTATATGCAGGTGAAAATCGTAGATAACGATATTAACCGCTGTAACCGGTTGACGGAATTATTGGATGACAAAACAATGATTATCAATGGGGACGGCCGTGACATGGACCTTCTTATCGAAGAAGGATTGAAGAATACCGAAGCCTTCGTTGCCCTGACCGGAAATTCCGAAACGAATATCCTGGCTTGTCTTGCTGCCAAACGCATGGGCGTGGAAAAGACAGTAGCGGAAGTGGAGAATATCGACTATATCGGCATGGCGGAAAGCCTTGACATCGGTACGGTTATCAACAAGAAGATGATTGCCGCCAGCCATATTTATCAGATGATGCTGGATGCCGACGTTTCCAATGTGAAATGTCTGACGTTTGCCAATGCGGATGTCGCAGAGTTTACTGTGCCTGCCGGAGCAAAAATAACCAAACATCTAATCAAAGACCTGGGACTCCCGAAAGGAACCACCATCGGTGGTATGATTCGCAACGGAGAAGGAATACTGGTAACCGGTGATACGCTGATTCAGCCGGGCGACCATGTAGTAGTATTCTGTTTGAGTATGATGATTAAGAAAATCGAGAAATTCTTTAATTAG
- the dxs gene encoding 1-deoxy-D-xylulose-5-phosphate synthase, with protein sequence MNSEPIYNLLNSINYPEDLRKLSVEQLPEICDELRQDIIKELCCNPGHFAASLGTVELTVALHYIYNTPYDRIVWDVGHQAYGHKILTGRREAFSTNRKFGGIRPFPSPEESEYDTFTCGHASNSISAALGMAVAAAQKGDSKRHVVAIIGDGSMSGGLAFEGLNNASATPNNLLIILNDNDMAIDRSVGGMKQYLFNLTTSNRYNQLRFRMSRVLFKLGILNEERRKALIRFGNSLKSMAAQQQNIFEGMNIRYFGPIDGHDIRNLARVLHDIKDLQGPKILHLHTIKGKGFAPAEEHATEWHAPGKFDPVTGERFIANTEGMPPLFQDVFGNTLVELAEANSKIVGVTPAMPSGCSMNILMEKMPKRAFDVGIAEGHAVTFSGGMAKDGLIPFCNIYSSFLQRAHDNIIHDVAIQNLPVVLCLDRAGLVGEDGPTHHGAFDMACLRPIPNLTISSPMNEHELRRLMYTAQLPDKGPFVIRYPRGRGVLVDWECPLEEIPVGKGRKLKDGEDLAVITIGPIGNTAIRAIAKAEAEFGKSIAHYDLRFLKPLDEELLHEVGRKFERILTIEDGIVKGGMGSAILEFMADNEYKPTVKRIGIPNIFVEHGSVNELYHVCGMDEEGILTKIKEFIN encoded by the coding sequence ATGAATAGTGAACCGATATATAACTTGCTAAACTCCATTAATTACCCCGAAGACCTACGAAAGTTAAGCGTAGAGCAACTGCCGGAAATATGTGATGAACTAAGGCAAGACATTATTAAAGAACTCTGCTGCAACCCGGGGCATTTTGCCGCCAGTCTAGGGACAGTGGAACTGACTGTAGCCCTGCACTACATCTACAATACGCCTTATGACCGTATTGTGTGGGATGTGGGACATCAAGCTTACGGCCATAAAATTCTGACAGGACGTCGTGAAGCTTTTTCCACCAACCGGAAGTTTGGTGGTATCCGCCCTTTCCCATCACCGGAAGAGAGCGAATATGATACTTTCACGTGCGGACACGCTTCGAACTCTATCTCCGCTGCTCTTGGCATGGCCGTTGCCGCCGCGCAAAAAGGAGATTCCAAACGCCATGTGGTAGCCATCATCGGTGATGGTTCTATGAGTGGCGGGCTGGCTTTCGAAGGACTGAACAATGCGTCTGCCACCCCGAACAACCTGCTTATCATCCTGAATGATAATGATATGGCCATCGACCGCAGTGTCGGCGGCATGAAGCAGTATCTTTTCAACTTGACGACTTCCAACCGTTACAACCAGTTACGTTTCAGAATGTCGCGTGTGTTGTTCAAGCTCGGTATCTTGAATGAGGAACGCCGCAAGGCACTGATACGTTTCGGCAACAGTCTGAAGTCGATGGCCGCACAGCAACAGAATATTTTCGAGGGAATGAATATCCGCTATTTCGGTCCGATAGACGGGCACGATATAAGGAATCTTGCCCGGGTATTGCATGATATTAAAGATTTGCAGGGACCCAAAATCCTGCATTTGCACACTATAAAAGGAAAAGGATTCGCTCCGGCGGAAGAACATGCCACCGAATGGCATGCTCCGGGGAAGTTCGACCCCGTCACCGGTGAGCGTTTTATTGCCAACACGGAAGGAATGCCACCTCTTTTTCAAGATGTATTCGGAAATACATTGGTAGAATTGGCTGAAGCTAATTCGAAGATTGTCGGTGTGACTCCTGCCATGCCCAGTGGCTGTTCGATGAATATACTGATGGAGAAAATGCCGAAACGTGCATTTGATGTCGGTATTGCCGAAGGGCATGCCGTTACTTTCTCCGGTGGTATGGCAAAGGACGGGTTGATACCGTTCTGCAATATTTATTCTTCTTTCTTACAGCGGGCGCATGATAATATTATTCATGACGTAGCGATACAGAATCTTCCTGTGGTATTGTGTCTCGACCGTGCCGGACTGGTTGGCGAGGATGGTCCTACACATCACGGAGCTTTCGATATGGCTTGCCTGCGTCCGATACCTAATCTGACTATTTCTTCTCCAATGAACGAACACGAGTTACGTCGATTGATGTACACGGCACAGTTGCCGGATAAGGGTCCGTTCGTAATCCGTTATCCGCGGGGACGTGGAGTGTTGGTGGACTGGGAATGTCCGCTGGAAGAAATTCCGGTAGGGAAAGGAAGGAAGTTGAAGGATGGAGAAGACCTTGCGGTGATTACAATCGGACCGATAGGAAATACGGCTATCCGTGCCATTGCCAAGGCGGAAGCCGAGTTTGGTAAATCCATCGCCCATTACGACTTGCGTTTCCTGAAACCGCTGGATGAAGAGTTGCTGCACGAAGTAGGCCGCAAATTCGAGCGTATCCTTACCATTGAGGATGGTATCGTCAAAGGCGGTATGGGGAGTGCTATCCTTGAATTTATGGCGGACAACGAATACAAGCCGACAGTGAAGCGTATCGGCATCCCCAATATATTTGTGGAACATGGTTCGGTGAATGAGCTTTATCATGTCTGCGGCATGGACGAGGAAGGTATTCTGACTAAAATAAAAGAATTTATCAATTGA
- a CDS encoding BACON domain-containing protein — MNKLDMQVMVFFFICLLLTGCNRENNTLTDAVIPEETEKPEKTGNPEKPGNPEEPESPEDLEFTVSPVENVIELDANAATRKIIVTRRDKDVQLTVTRMGDAWLRINPIEEDAANPLVASFDIQVFENTDRLPRTGKVMIKSSGMSYEYVINQSDTKDELPFTVEIKYNGAVLGDELRVPAKASGGRLEVTNSTGRVEEDGTLYLRAAHGDAWAKINHEWSLYDPDAIYHGRSQSLLEFGENIGEERQMIAEFYSRKSGKVYHRTTFIQAASSDYLNLSSTSLDVDRFGNIYDEPFALQVQSNAVWELKCAASWITVNYIVGTRSQIVKIVVDENQTGQPRSAQLEFVADGNVVRTFPITQSVDESAMFTLKYELNLELNTIENRFMSYLPTTHAVYYANDVQIYNPGTSSNGDETIKIRANGTYGFVADAPATFNKLMVSNIRDRLLVYPGYRGVATNQYNGGGITVANTKYAQSFFRQIRYNLPIPGGVKRTQKVVYKIQINNLTGNAQHDTPIITYTLSPIVSQ; from the coding sequence ATGAATAAACTTGATATGCAAGTAATGGTTTTCTTTTTTATATGTTTGTTATTGACCGGATGTAATAGAGAAAATAATACATTGACAGATGCTGTAATTCCTGAAGAAACAGAGAAGCCTGAAAAAACCGGAAATCCTGAAAAACCCGGAAATCCTGAAGAACCTGAAAGCCCCGAAGATTTAGAATTTACCGTCAGTCCTGTGGAAAATGTAATAGAACTGGACGCAAATGCTGCTACTCGTAAGATTATTGTGACACGTCGGGACAAGGATGTGCAGTTGACGGTGACAAGGATGGGGGATGCGTGGCTTAGAATCAACCCTATAGAGGAAGATGCCGCTAATCCGCTTGTTGCATCCTTTGATATTCAGGTGTTTGAAAATACAGATAGGTTGCCTCGTACCGGCAAGGTGATGATAAAAAGTTCCGGTATGAGCTATGAATATGTCATCAATCAGTCCGACACAAAGGACGAATTGCCCTTTACTGTTGAAATAAAATATAATGGGGCTGTTTTAGGTGATGAGTTGCGTGTTCCTGCAAAAGCATCCGGTGGCAGGTTGGAAGTAACAAACAGCACAGGCCGCGTTGAAGAAGACGGGACGTTATATTTGCGTGCTGCTCATGGGGATGCATGGGCGAAGATAAACCATGAGTGGAGTCTTTATGATCCTGACGCCATTTATCATGGTCGTTCTCAGAGCTTATTGGAATTTGGAGAGAATATCGGTGAGGAGAGGCAGATGATTGCTGAATTTTATTCAAGGAAGTCGGGGAAGGTTTATCATCGGACGACTTTTATTCAGGCGGCTTCATCTGATTATCTGAATTTAAGTTCTACTTCGCTTGATGTAGACCGTTTCGGGAACATATATGATGAGCCGTTTGCTTTGCAAGTACAGTCCAACGCAGTGTGGGAGCTAAAATGTGCAGCTTCCTGGATAACTGTCAACTATATTGTCGGTACTCGTTCGCAGATTGTGAAGATTGTGGTGGACGAAAATCAAACCGGGCAGCCAAGAAGTGCCCAACTGGAATTTGTGGCGGATGGCAATGTCGTCCGAACATTTCCAATCACCCAATCTGTCGATGAAAGTGCTATGTTCACCTTGAAATATGAACTCAATCTGGAGCTCAACACGATAGAGAATCGATTCATGTCTTATCTTCCGACTACCCATGCCGTATATTATGCAAATGACGTACAAATATATAATCCGGGTACTTCGTCTAATGGGGACGAGACGATCAAGATACGTGCAAATGGCACTTATGGCTTTGTCGCTGATGCTCCTGCAACTTTCAATAAGCTCATGGTAAGTAATATCCGAGACCGGCTATTGGTATACCCCGGTTATAGAGGAGTAGCGACCAACCAGTATAATGGTGGTGGAATAACTGTGGCCAATACGAAGTATGCCCAAAGTTTTTTCCGCCAGATAAGATATAACCTGCCGATTCCTGGCGGCGTGAAGCGAACGCAGAAGGTTGTCTATAAAATACAAATAAACAACTTGACTGGGAACGCGCAGCATGATACTCCGATAATTACATATACCCTGTCACCGATAGTCAGTCAATAG
- a CDS encoding catalase: MEKKKLTAANGRPIADNQNSQTAGQRGPIMLQDPWLIEKLAHFDREVIPERRMHAKGSGAYGTFTVTHDITKYTRADIFSKIGKKTACFVRFSTVAGERGAADAERDIRGFAMKFYTEAGNWDLVGNNTPVFFLRDPLKFPDLNHAVKRDPETNMRSANNNWDFWTLLPEALHQVTITMSTRGIPYSYRHMHGYGSHTYSFINARNERIWVKFHLHTLQGIKNLTDQEAEAIIAKDRESHQRDLFESIKKGDFPQWKLQIQLMTEEEADNYRINPFDLTKVWSQKEFPLHDVGILELNRNPENYFAEVEQSAFNPMNIVDGIGFSPDKMLQGRLFSYGDAQRYRLGVNAEQIPVNKPRCPFHAFHRDGNMRVDGNYGSAKGYEPNSYGEWQDSPEKKEPPLRIQGEVYNYNEREYDDDYYSQPGDLFRLMSAEEQQLLFENTARAMGDAELFIKQRHVRNCFKADPAYGKGVAEALGINLEEA, encoded by the coding sequence ATGGAAAAGAAAAAACTTACAGCAGCCAACGGTCGGCCGATAGCCGACAATCAGAATTCGCAAACAGCCGGACAAAGAGGTCCGATAATGCTACAAGACCCGTGGTTAATAGAGAAACTGGCGCACTTCGACCGGGAAGTGATACCGGAAAGACGTATGCACGCAAAAGGTTCGGGAGCATACGGAACGTTCACCGTCACTCATGACATTACGAAATATACCCGTGCGGATATCTTCAGCAAGATAGGAAAGAAAACGGCATGTTTTGTACGATTCTCCACCGTAGCCGGTGAGCGCGGAGCTGCCGACGCTGAACGCGATATCCGCGGTTTTGCCATGAAATTCTATACGGAAGCAGGAAATTGGGATCTGGTAGGCAATAATACTCCGGTCTTCTTTCTTCGCGATCCGTTAAAGTTCCCTGACTTGAACCATGCGGTGAAACGTGACCCGGAAACGAATATGCGCAGCGCCAACAACAACTGGGATTTCTGGACACTTCTACCGGAAGCCTTGCATCAGGTGACCATCACGATGAGTACCCGTGGAATCCCCTACTCTTACCGTCATATGCATGGCTACGGCAGCCATACATACAGCTTCATCAATGCCCGTAATGAACGCATCTGGGTAAAATTCCACCTGCATACCCTTCAGGGGATAAAGAATCTGACGGATCAGGAAGCGGAAGCGATAATCGCCAAAGACCGTGAATCGCACCAGCGCGACCTTTTCGAGAGTATCAAAAAGGGAGATTTCCCACAATGGAAACTCCAGATTCAATTAATGACGGAAGAAGAGGCTGACAACTACCGCATCAATCCGTTCGACCTCACCAAAGTCTGGTCGCAGAAAGAATTCCCGTTGCATGATGTAGGTATTCTGGAACTGAACCGCAATCCGGAAAACTATTTCGCGGAAGTGGAACAGTCGGCTTTCAATCCGATGAATATTGTCGACGGCATCGGTTTCTCTCCGGACAAGATGTTGCAGGGACGCCTTTTCTCTTATGGAGACGCACAGCGTTACCGTTTGGGAGTAAACGCCGAACAGATTCCGGTGAACAAGCCCCGCTGTCCTTTCCACGCGTTTCATCGTGACGGTAACATGCGTGTGGACGGCAATTACGGAAGCGCGAAAGGATATGAGCCCAACAGCTATGGCGAGTGGCAGGATTCTCCGGAAAAGAAAGAGCCGCCATTGAGAATACAAGGTGAGGTCTATAATTATAATGAACGGGAGTACGACGACGATTATTATAGCCAGCCCGGCGACTTGTTCCGCCTGATGTCTGCCGAAGAGCAGCAATTGCTTTTTGAGAATACCGCCCGCGCCATGGGTGATGCGGAACTGTTTATCAAACAGCGGCATGTGCGCAACTGCTTCAAAGCTGACCCCGCCTATGGGAAGGGAGTTGCTGAAGCATTGGGCATCAACCTTGAAGAAGCATAG
- a CDS encoding GSCFA domain-containing protein — protein MDFRTFVELPSGFLPATHAGRILMMGSCFAENMGKLLIEAKFQLDLNPFGILYNPFSISAALVEILKGKVYLAEDLFSYKDLWHSPMHHGSFSASTPEETLLNINTRLQHAHQFVSELDWLMLTFGTAYVYEQKDTGHVVSNCHKLPENRFTRRLLTVEEIVSEYTSLITSLAARNPNLKILFTVSPIRHIRDGMHANQLSKSTLLLAVDRLQQLFPQHVFYFPSYEIVLDELRDYRFYADDMLHPSPLAIRYLWERFSETFFSADTKQIMADVEDIRRDLAHKPFHPASEAYQRFLGQIVLKIERLIGKYPYLDFQKETELCHMRLNP, from the coding sequence ATGGATTTCCGTACATTTGTAGAATTGCCTTCCGGGTTTCTCCCTGCCACTCATGCCGGGCGAATCCTCATGATGGGTTCCTGCTTTGCCGAGAATATGGGAAAGCTGCTGATAGAGGCTAAGTTTCAGCTGGATTTGAATCCTTTTGGTATACTTTACAATCCCTTTTCCATTTCCGCGGCTTTAGTCGAAATATTGAAAGGGAAGGTGTATCTGGCAGAAGACTTGTTCTCTTACAAAGACCTTTGGCACAGCCCGATGCACCACGGCTCATTTTCCGCATCCACACCGGAGGAGACACTGCTGAATATCAATACCCGCCTGCAACATGCCCACCAGTTTGTTTCAGAACTGGATTGGTTAATGCTGACTTTCGGCACAGCCTACGTATACGAACAGAAAGATACGGGACATGTGGTTTCTAACTGTCATAAATTACCGGAGAACCGATTCACTCGCCGACTTTTGACGGTAGAGGAAATCGTGAGTGAATATACTTCGTTGATTACCAGCCTGGCAGCCCGCAATCCGAATCTGAAGATACTGTTCACAGTAAGTCCCATCCGTCATATCCGCGACGGGATGCACGCCAACCAACTAAGCAAATCCACTTTATTACTTGCTGTCGACCGCTTGCAACAACTTTTCCCGCAACACGTCTTCTATTTCCCTTCCTATGAAATAGTCTTGGACGAATTGCGTGATTACCGCTTTTATGCAGACGATATGTTGCATCCGTCTCCATTGGCCATCCGTTACCTGTGGGAACGCTTCTCCGAAACCTTCTTTTCCGCTGACACAAAGCAGATTATGGCAGATGTCGAAGATATCCGGCGTGACTTGGCTCACAAGCCCTTTCACCCCGCTTCAGAGGCGTATCAACGCTTTTTAGGACAAATAGTGTTAAAAATAGAACGACTTATCGGAAAATACCCGTACTTAGATTTTCAAAAAGAAACAGAACTATGTCATATGCGATTGAATCCATAG